One part of the Paenibacillus silvisoli genome encodes these proteins:
- a CDS encoding helix-turn-helix transcriptional regulator, translating to MSSIHAKISLYCYFRAVAVDAMKLIDNVLKSNPYLFSPRTVTTDQAGYTIFHAHQGLELLYVEQGEGHFILENRIMPIQPQTLYLFQPFQLHRVHALASPQKPYIRSILVVEPLFLEPYLSAFPEFKTFFGRLWKEELTEQAYEIPDLANQFDLIDRELQPQNPSQTLERIALGTISLLRKLRQAMEASAQTAESRPTRKTALTEQAMTWLDATYQEEFSLTRIAEELHISPYYLSHLFKQDTGNSMTEYLIAKRLREACLLLQSSEMSIAIVGERVGFATPSHFIHTFKKHIGMTPFKYRKEGRAGKWTVQP from the coding sequence GTGTCATCGATTCATGCTAAAATATCGCTATATTGCTATTTTCGGGCCGTGGCGGTGGATGCGATGAAATTAATCGACAATGTACTTAAGAGCAATCCCTATTTATTTTCCCCTCGGACGGTAACGACCGATCAGGCCGGCTATACGATTTTCCATGCGCATCAAGGGCTGGAGCTGCTGTATGTCGAGCAAGGGGAAGGACATTTCATTTTGGAGAATCGGATCATGCCGATCCAACCGCAGACGCTGTACCTCTTTCAGCCGTTTCAGCTGCATCGGGTCCATGCGCTCGCAAGTCCGCAGAAGCCCTATATTCGGAGTATTTTGGTCGTCGAGCCGCTCTTTCTGGAGCCGTATTTGAGTGCGTTTCCGGAATTCAAGACATTTTTCGGACGGTTATGGAAGGAAGAGCTGACGGAGCAGGCCTATGAAATCCCTGATCTGGCTAATCAGTTCGACCTGATTGACCGCGAGCTCCAGCCGCAAAATCCGTCGCAGACGTTGGAACGGATTGCGTTGGGGACGATTTCGCTGTTACGAAAGCTGCGCCAGGCCATGGAAGCTTCGGCTCAAACGGCGGAGTCTCGTCCGACACGGAAAACAGCCCTCACGGAACAAGCGATGACATGGCTGGACGCCACCTACCAAGAGGAATTTTCGTTAACGCGAATAGCGGAGGAGCTGCATATTTCGCCGTATTATCTCTCGCATCTATTCAAGCAGGATACCGGCAACAGCATGACCGAATATTTGATTGCCAAACGGCTGCGGGAGGCGTGCTTGCTGCTTCAGAGCTCGGAGATGTCCATTGCGATCGTCGGGGAGCGGGTCGGGTTTGCGACGCCATCGCATTTTATCCATACGTTCAAGAAGCATATCGGCATGACACCGTTTAAATATCGCAAAGAGGGGAGAGCGGGCAAATGGACCGTACAGCCTTAG
- a CDS encoding dienelactone hydrolase family protein, with the protein MDRTALVIVLHEIYGVNDHIRLIGDLISKEGYDVLMPDLLGRDAFAYDQNEAAYRYFMDEIGFEQALETIRSLVSMNRSKYACICVIGFSIGATLAWLCSEIAEVDGVIGYYGSRIRSYTAIEPGCPVLLLFASQEKSFHVPELVHALAAKRDTIVETIQAEHGYMNPFYPAYNADEFRRGLEKALLFIKKAADK; encoded by the coding sequence ATGGACCGTACAGCCTTAGTCATTGTTTTGCATGAAATCTATGGCGTCAACGACCATATCCGATTGATCGGCGATCTCATAAGTAAAGAAGGTTATGATGTGCTCATGCCCGATTTATTGGGTAGGGACGCTTTCGCATACGATCAAAATGAAGCCGCATATCGGTACTTTATGGACGAGATCGGCTTTGAGCAAGCGCTGGAGACGATTCGCAGCCTTGTCAGCATGAACCGATCGAAGTATGCGTGCATCTGCGTTATCGGATTCAGCATTGGCGCAACGTTAGCTTGGCTGTGCAGCGAGATCGCCGAAGTTGACGGCGTGATCGGATATTACGGATCGCGAATACGGAGCTATACGGCCATCGAGCCGGGCTGTCCGGTGCTGTTGTTATTTGCCTCGCAGGAGAAGTCGTTCCATGTCCCGGAGCTCGTACACGCGCTCGCAGCGAAGAGAGATACGATTGTTGAAACGATACAAGCTGAACACGGCTATATGAATCCTTTTTATCCGGCGTACAATGCGGACGAGTTTCGTCGTGGACTCGAAAAGGCCTTGTTGTTTATAAAAAAAGCTGCCGATAAGTAA
- the gnd gene encoding phosphogluconate dehydrogenase (NAD(+)-dependent, decarboxylating), protein MKLGMIGLGKMGYNLAQQLLQKQHQVVVNDVNPEPGQRLAAENGAEFAATIEEVVAGLQAPRTIWMMVPAGEIVDHVLDKLAPLLDQGDSVIDGGNSHYKQSIARAEKLAAHGIKFFDVGTSGGMEGAARGGCFMIGGDQEGFAHIEPLFQAMAVENGYLYAGKPGSGHFLKMIHNGIEYGMMQSIAEGFELLSKSDFDYNFEQVARVWSNGSVIRSWLMELTENAFSKDPNLENIRGIMQSSGEGKWTVETALDLQVGAPVIALSLLMRYRSLETDTFHGKVVAALRNEFGGHAVVSSSQSMLPRA, encoded by the coding sequence ATGAAATTAGGCATGATCGGGCTTGGTAAAATGGGCTACAATCTAGCTCAGCAGCTGCTTCAGAAGCAGCATCAGGTTGTCGTCAATGACGTGAACCCGGAACCGGGGCAGCGCCTTGCTGCCGAGAATGGCGCGGAATTTGCCGCAACAATTGAAGAGGTAGTTGCGGGGCTGCAAGCTCCCCGTACGATATGGATGATGGTTCCGGCCGGCGAGATCGTCGATCACGTGCTGGATAAGCTGGCACCGCTGCTGGACCAAGGAGATAGCGTCATCGATGGCGGCAACTCGCATTACAAGCAGTCGATTGCTCGCGCGGAGAAGTTGGCGGCACATGGCATCAAGTTCTTTGACGTCGGCACGTCCGGCGGTATGGAAGGCGCGGCGCGCGGCGGTTGCTTTATGATCGGCGGCGACCAAGAAGGATTTGCGCATATCGAACCGCTCTTCCAAGCGATGGCCGTGGAGAACGGCTATTTGTACGCAGGCAAGCCGGGCAGCGGCCACTTCTTGAAAATGATACACAACGGCATCGAATACGGCATGATGCAATCGATCGCCGAAGGCTTCGAGCTGCTGTCGAAGAGCGACTTCGACTATAATTTTGAACAAGTGGCCCGCGTCTGGTCCAATGGCTCCGTTATTCGCAGCTGGCTCATGGAGCTAACCGAGAACGCGTTTTCCAAGGATCCGAATTTGGAAAACATTCGCGGTATTATGCAGAGCTCCGGCGAAGGGAAATGGACGGTTGAAACCGCCCTTGATCTGCAAGTTGGCGCGCCGGTCATCGCGCTGTCGCTGCTCATGCGGTACCGCTCCCTGGAGACGGACACGTTCCATGGCAAAGTCGTGGCGGCGCTGCGCAACGAATTCGGCGGTCACGCCGTCGTAAGCAGCTCCCAATCTATGCTTCCGCGCGCATAG
- a CDS encoding GntR family transcriptional regulator — MQYPSVWLKGVSRGESIACELRLQIIKGTIKPGEIISENRVAADFGTSRSPVREALKTLSNEGLIRLERMGAVVLGLSMEDLDELYDVRYLIESFAQQRLAEGEHEQLLNHLKQLIDKMELAMKYNDFVEFSHLDFQLHEAMVVEAKHKRILHLWKSIRHIVLTVMLITTEEVFSQGPAKLAAVIEKHRTLVNALETKDAAVIRNVVQAYFADSNQTLHISIS; from the coding sequence ATGCAATATCCGTCTGTTTGGTTGAAGGGCGTTTCCCGCGGGGAATCGATCGCTTGCGAGCTAAGGCTGCAAATCATTAAAGGAACGATCAAGCCGGGAGAAATCATCTCGGAGAACCGGGTCGCCGCCGATTTCGGCACGAGCCGGTCCCCGGTTAGAGAAGCGCTGAAAACGTTGTCAAACGAAGGCTTGATCCGCCTCGAACGAATGGGCGCGGTCGTGCTGGGCTTGAGCATGGAGGATCTGGACGAGCTGTACGACGTTCGTTACTTAATCGAAAGTTTCGCTCAGCAGCGCCTTGCGGAAGGCGAGCATGAGCAGCTTCTCAACCATTTGAAGCAGCTTATCGACAAAATGGAGCTGGCGATGAAATACAACGATTTCGTGGAATTTTCGCATCTCGATTTTCAGCTTCATGAAGCCATGGTCGTGGAGGCCAAGCATAAGCGGATTTTGCATCTATGGAAGAGCATCCGTCATATCGTGCTTACCGTAATGCTGATAACGACGGAGGAAGTGTTTTCGCAAGGGCCTGCCAAGCTGGCTGCCGTGATCGAGAAACACCGAACGCTCGTGAACGCGCTTGAAACGAAGGATGCGGCCGTAATCCGGAACGTTGTCCAAGCTTATTTTGCCGATTCGAACCAAACGCTGCACATCAGTATTTCGTAA
- a CDS encoding GntP family permease, translated as MSTIFGFSHNVTLIIWALVSIVFLVTLIAKFKWNPFVTLLLSALLLGFLAGMQPADIIKAVTGGLGGTLGTIAIVIGLGTMLGKMMAESGGAERIATTMIDKFGQRNVHWAMMIVGFIVGIPVFFEVGVILLIPIVFIVARKTGMSLLQIGIPVLAGLSTVHGLVPPHPAPMIAIEAYGADLGKTILYSLIIGLPTAILAGPLFGKFIGKRIMVTPPDKLAEQFATSDNRELPGFGITLLTILMPVILMLIGSIASILDKDAVYSITVFCEFIGHEVIALLISVVFAFYTLGFARGFSKEDVSKFASECLAPTATIILIIGAGGAFKQVLINSGVGDAIAAIATSSNVNIIFFAWFIAALIRVATGSATIAMTTAAGIVAPILAQNPDTNVELAVLATGAGSLVLSHVNDAGFWMVKEFFNMSVPQTLKSWTVMETILSVVGLIFILFLSMFV; from the coding sequence ATGAGCACGATCTTCGGTTTCAGCCACAATGTAACCTTGATTATTTGGGCGCTCGTGTCCATCGTTTTTCTTGTTACTTTAATCGCCAAGTTCAAATGGAATCCATTTGTCACGCTTCTGCTTTCGGCGCTGCTGCTCGGTTTTCTCGCGGGCATGCAGCCTGCGGATATCATTAAAGCCGTCACCGGCGGTTTAGGCGGCACGCTCGGCACGATCGCGATCGTTATCGGCTTGGGCACGATGCTCGGCAAAATGATGGCGGAGTCCGGCGGCGCCGAACGAATCGCCACGACCATGATCGATAAGTTCGGCCAGCGGAACGTCCATTGGGCGATGATGATCGTCGGCTTTATCGTCGGCATTCCGGTTTTCTTCGAAGTCGGCGTTATTTTGCTCATTCCGATCGTATTTATCGTCGCCCGTAAGACGGGCATGTCGCTATTGCAAATCGGCATTCCGGTGCTTGCCGGCCTGTCGACCGTTCACGGTCTCGTTCCGCCGCATCCGGCTCCGATGATCGCGATCGAAGCCTATGGCGCGGATTTGGGCAAAACGATTCTATATTCCCTCATCATCGGCTTGCCGACGGCGATTCTGGCAGGACCGTTGTTCGGTAAGTTCATCGGCAAACGCATCATGGTTACACCGCCGGACAAGCTGGCCGAACAGTTCGCAACGTCGGACAACCGCGAGCTTCCCGGCTTCGGCATCACGCTGCTGACGATTCTGATGCCGGTCATCTTGATGCTGATCGGTTCGATCGCCAGCATCCTCGACAAAGATGCCGTTTATTCGATTACGGTGTTCTGCGAATTCATTGGCCATGAGGTCATTGCTTTGCTGATTTCGGTCGTTTTCGCGTTCTACACGCTTGGCTTCGCGAGAGGGTTCTCGAAGGAAGACGTCTCGAAGTTCGCAAGCGAATGCTTGGCGCCTACGGCAACGATCATTCTCATTATCGGTGCAGGCGGCGCGTTCAAGCAGGTGCTGATCAACAGCGGAGTAGGGGATGCCATTGCCGCAATCGCTACGTCGTCTAACGTAAACATCATCTTCTTCGCATGGTTTATCGCCGCGTTGATCCGCGTCGCTACGGGCTCGGCCACGATTGCGATGACGACGGCAGCCGGCATCGTTGCGCCGATATTGGCGCAAAACCCGGATACGAACGTCGAGCTTGCGGTGCTCGCGACCGGCGCCGGTTCGCTTGTGCTTTCCCATGTCAATGACGCCGGCTTCTGGATGGTCAAAGAGTTTTTCAACATGAGCGTGCCGCAAACGTTAAAATCGTGGACGGTCATGGAAACGATATTATCCGTCGTCGGCCTGATATTCATTCTGTTTCTCAGCATGTTCGTTTAG
- the gntK gene encoding gluconokinase: MSQPMYMIGVDIGTTSTKSVLFETNGNVVTKADEGYPLFTPSSAVAEQDPEQIFRAVIATLKRVIEQSGAKPEQILFVAFSSAMHSVIVVDAEGKPLSRSITWGDNRSAAWSDRLKHELNGHAIYLRTGTPIHPMSPLPKLMWLRHDHEDLFRQASKFVSIKEYVFARLFGEYVIDYSIASATGMMNLEKLDWDEEALEMAGVSRDQLSTLVPTTHSLQGMKAVFAEETGLAASTPFIVGASDGVLSNLGLDAIEPGVVVATIGTSGAIRTVVDKPVTDPKGRIFCYALTDKHWVIGGAVNNGGMLLRWARDELAASEVETAKRLGMDPYDLLMQIVERVKPGADGLLFHPYMTGERAPLWNSNARGSFFGLNMHHRKEHMIRAVLEGVIFNLYTVLLAMEENIGRPKIIKATGGFARSPLWRQMMADIFDQEVVVPESFESSCLGAAVLGLYAIGQADSLDIVSTMVGATHEHKPVKAHAEVYHQLLPIYIQLARKLSTEYEAIAQFQQRWSSQRL; this comes from the coding sequence TTGAGTCAGCCTATGTATATGATTGGCGTGGATATCGGCACGACCAGCACCAAGTCGGTCCTGTTTGAGACGAACGGGAACGTCGTCACGAAGGCGGATGAAGGCTATCCGCTGTTTACGCCGTCATCGGCGGTGGCCGAACAAGATCCGGAGCAAATTTTCCGTGCCGTTATCGCAACGTTGAAACGGGTGATAGAGCAAAGCGGCGCGAAGCCCGAACAAATTCTGTTCGTAGCCTTCAGCTCGGCCATGCACAGCGTCATTGTCGTCGATGCCGAGGGCAAACCGCTGTCGCGGAGCATTACGTGGGGCGACAACCGGAGCGCGGCATGGTCCGATCGGCTCAAGCACGAGCTGAACGGCCATGCGATTTATTTGCGGACGGGAACGCCGATTCACCCGATGTCGCCGCTGCCGAAGCTGATGTGGCTTCGCCACGATCATGAGGATCTGTTCCGGCAGGCGAGCAAGTTCGTCTCCATTAAAGAGTATGTATTCGCCCGCCTGTTCGGCGAGTATGTGATCGATTATTCGATTGCTTCCGCAACCGGCATGATGAATCTCGAGAAGCTCGATTGGGACGAAGAGGCGCTGGAGATGGCGGGCGTTTCGCGCGATCAGCTGTCCACGCTCGTTCCGACTACCCATTCGCTACAAGGGATGAAGGCGGTCTTCGCGGAAGAAACCGGCCTAGCCGCCTCGACGCCGTTCATCGTCGGCGCCAGCGACGGCGTGCTGTCCAATCTTGGACTTGATGCAATCGAGCCTGGCGTGGTGGTAGCTACGATCGGTACAAGCGGCGCGATTCGCACGGTCGTCGACAAGCCGGTAACGGACCCGAAAGGGCGCATTTTCTGCTACGCGCTGACCGACAAGCACTGGGTGATCGGCGGTGCGGTCAACAACGGCGGGATGCTGCTTCGCTGGGCGAGGGACGAGCTCGCGGCGTCCGAGGTCGAGACGGCCAAACGGCTCGGCATGGACCCGTACGATTTGCTGATGCAAATCGTGGAGCGCGTTAAACCGGGAGCGGACGGACTGCTGTTCCATCCGTATATGACGGGTGAGCGGGCGCCGCTGTGGAATTCGAACGCGAGAGGCTCGTTCTTCGGACTCAATATGCATCATCGGAAGGAGCATATGATCCGCGCGGTGCTGGAAGGGGTTATTTTCAACCTGTATACGGTGCTGCTGGCGATGGAAGAAAATATCGGACGGCCGAAAATAATAAAGGCAACGGGAGGCTTTGCCCGTTCGCCATTATGGCGGCAAATGATGGCGGATATTTTCGATCAGGAGGTCGTCGTGCCCGAGAGCTTCGAAAGCTCCTGTCTTGGCGCCGCAGTCCTGGGACTGTATGCCATCGGCCAAGCGGACTCGTTGGACATCGTCTCGACGATGGTTGGCGCTACGCATGAACATAAACCGGTCAAAGCGCATGCCGAAGTTTACCATCAGCTGCTGCCGATCTATATCCAGCTCGCGCGCAAGCTGAGCACGGAGTATGAGGCGATCGCGCAGTTTCAGCAGCGGTGGAGCAGCCAGCGGCTCTAG
- a CDS encoding CBO0543 family protein → MHILICVLFAAACWKWGDWRNWRTYHSTMLYIVMSNLLYLFLTAENYLWRYEPEDYFYNYAITEALYGFIVLPATVLLFLPHLPSKPKKLAGYYMLWIGVYFTMEAVLLTSKRLLHDNGWNLYWSLIFDLIMFPMLVLHHKKPLLCYFLSAIIAALLLWKFDIPIHLPIEKRD, encoded by the coding sequence GTGCATATTTTGATTTGTGTTCTATTCGCTGCGGCCTGTTGGAAATGGGGCGATTGGCGCAATTGGCGTACCTATCACTCGACAATGCTCTATATTGTCATGTCGAATTTGCTCTATCTGTTCTTGACCGCGGAAAACTACTTATGGCGCTATGAGCCGGAAGACTATTTTTATAATTATGCCATTACGGAGGCGCTCTATGGCTTCATTGTGCTGCCTGCGACGGTACTGCTCTTTCTCCCCCATCTCCCGTCGAAACCGAAGAAGCTCGCAGGGTACTATATGTTATGGATCGGCGTGTACTTTACGATGGAAGCCGTTCTGCTGACATCGAAGCGGCTGCTGCACGATAATGGCTGGAATCTTTATTGGTCGCTGATATTTGATTTGATTATGTTCCCCATGCTCGTCCTGCATCACAAAAAACCGCTGCTATGCTATTTCCTTTCGGCTATTATAGCAGCGCTGCTGCTCTGGAAATTCGACATTCCGATCCATCTGCCGATCGAAAAGCGGGACTAG
- a CDS encoding GntR family transcriptional regulator has translation MNAIRSPHAEYPINSISEHVYADLKKAILEGALQPGARLIVTEIAGKFQISQAPVREALERLKQEGLITGVPNKGSVVSTITAKEIKDIFVLREIIEGFAVRQSMPSLKEEDFDYLHHLIREMETANRQQEMLRILELDMDFHAFFYIRCDNQAVLELWNHMRTKVMRFMAISNRHYTTEVLAEWHLVLVDALRSGDPDAAAAAFIEHMHAYKMIDLD, from the coding sequence GTGAATGCCATACGCAGCCCTCATGCGGAGTACCCGATCAACTCGATAAGCGAGCATGTTTATGCGGATTTGAAGAAGGCCATTCTCGAAGGGGCGCTGCAGCCCGGCGCTCGCCTCATCGTCACGGAAATCGCGGGAAAGTTTCAGATCAGTCAAGCTCCCGTACGCGAGGCGCTGGAAAGGCTGAAGCAGGAAGGGCTCATTACCGGCGTTCCGAACAAAGGCTCCGTCGTATCCACGATCACGGCCAAGGAGATCAAAGATATATTCGTGCTCCGCGAAATCATTGAAGGCTTTGCCGTCCGGCAATCGATGCCGTCGCTAAAGGAAGAGGACTTCGATTATTTGCATCATCTTATTCGCGAAATGGAAACGGCCAACCGTCAGCAAGAGATGCTGCGCATCTTGGAGCTGGATATGGATTTCCATGCTTTCTTCTATATTCGGTGCGATAATCAGGCGGTTCTGGAGCTGTGGAATCATATGCGCACCAAGGTCATGCGGTTTATGGCGATTTCCAATCGGCACTATACGACGGAAGTATTGGCCGAGTGGCACCTCGTGCTTGTCGATGCGCTCCGTTCCGGCGATCCGGACGCGGCTGCGGCGGCATTTATCGAACACATGCACGCTTATAAGATGATTGATCTCGATTGA
- a CDS encoding helix-turn-helix domain-containing protein, translated as MLSEGLLYKEDVILTWMRDRFLQDLVLGRKPKSTNVKESLSRLNLNPYFTYPAIALIEPSSSNPGEREQALSEEMRDYVQQQLAGGTGSIVFMDDRNRVCLLFSWVSKADLESIQSKLTGQFGAQLTIAVGKPCNHLSDIKQSYQQAACAMQDKFYRGTGNIIYYSEHLEYVEYCDYPADKELELHEALKAADSAADIELAVEAFYRSMLEHGPVDINAMYELTARLLIGTEKKLLTAANPDNAYTKFEIMSIVKMQTLQEIKQYVCHFLSGVREAMSSEQNERHRSIIKKTIYHMEQDYQALSLQSVAQKVYMTPTYLSLLFKLNTGKTFIEHLTDIRIEKAKKLLGSTHYKNYEVAEQVGYQDPRYFSQIFKKKVGLSPTEYRESVAK; from the coding sequence ATGCTAAGCGAAGGGCTGTTGTATAAGGAAGATGTCATTTTGACGTGGATGAGGGACCGGTTTCTTCAAGATCTTGTTTTAGGCCGAAAGCCGAAAAGCACGAATGTGAAAGAAAGCTTATCCCGCTTGAATTTAAATCCGTATTTCACGTACCCGGCCATCGCGTTGATCGAGCCCTCTTCGTCCAATCCGGGCGAACGCGAGCAGGCGCTTTCCGAGGAAATGAGAGATTACGTGCAGCAGCAGCTGGCCGGCGGCACCGGAAGCATCGTGTTCATGGACGATCGGAATCGGGTCTGCCTCTTGTTCTCGTGGGTATCCAAGGCGGATTTGGAATCGATTCAATCCAAGCTGACCGGTCAATTCGGCGCTCAGCTTACGATCGCGGTAGGAAAGCCCTGCAATCATTTATCCGATATCAAACAATCGTATCAGCAGGCCGCCTGCGCGATGCAGGATAAATTTTACCGCGGTACGGGAAACATCATCTATTACAGCGAGCATCTCGAGTACGTGGAATATTGCGACTATCCGGCGGACAAGGAGCTTGAACTGCATGAAGCGTTAAAAGCGGCGGATTCGGCTGCCGACATCGAGCTGGCCGTTGAAGCGTTCTATCGGTCGATGCTGGAGCACGGACCTGTCGACATTAACGCCATGTATGAATTAACGGCGCGCTTATTGATCGGAACGGAGAAGAAGCTGCTGACCGCGGCAAATCCTGATAACGCTTACACGAAATTCGAAATCATGTCCATCGTGAAGATGCAGACGCTGCAGGAGATTAAGCAGTACGTCTGCCATTTCTTATCCGGCGTCAGAGAAGCGATGTCTTCGGAGCAGAACGAGAGACACCGCAGCATCATCAAGAAAACGATTTATCACATGGAGCAGGACTATCAGGCGTTGTCGCTCCAAAGCGTCGCGCAGAAGGTCTATATGACGCCGACCTACTTGAGCCTGCTCTTCAAGCTGAACACCGGCAAGACGTTCATCGAGCATCTGACCGATATCCGCATCGAGAAGGCGAAGAAGCTGCTGGGCAGCACGCATTACAAAAATTACGAGGTGGCGGAGCAGGTCGGCTATCAAGACCCGCGTTATTTCAGCCAGATCTTCAAGAAGAAGGTCGGCTTGTCGCCGACGGAATACAGAGAATCGGTCGCGAAATAA
- a CDS encoding RraA family protein, whose translation MKFDNPEDIVQLTPQWKGERFPNGRPKVSEDILRRMRKITLEEAWGPLWNHGYTFQFEGDFKIVHPDNIMVGRAVTAVMVPKRPDLHETLLAYGHEQEGRRGFFNQWVIDSLVEDDVVVVDMFDKVHLGTYVGGNLSTAISTRTKRGGAVIWGGIRDNQQIVEIDNINVYYRGSDPTAIADVTMVGMNVPTRIGKAICLPGDIVLGTPAGVIFIPPHLAELTVVQAEKSQVRDIFGFVRLREGVYTTAQIDSPWTKTMWNDFTTWFETDPAAAEYRQLSWEQELEAASKQDDDGRGHDVRL comes from the coding sequence GTGAAATTCGATAACCCGGAAGATATTGTCCAGCTGACCCCCCAGTGGAAAGGCGAACGGTTCCCGAATGGCCGGCCGAAGGTGTCCGAAGACATTCTGCGGCGCATGCGAAAAATTACGTTGGAGGAAGCTTGGGGCCCTCTTTGGAACCATGGCTATACGTTTCAGTTCGAAGGCGATTTCAAAATCGTTCATCCGGACAACATCATGGTCGGCCGTGCGGTAACCGCCGTCATGGTGCCCAAGCGTCCCGATCTGCATGAAACGCTGCTTGCTTACGGCCACGAGCAGGAAGGCCGCAGAGGCTTCTTTAATCAGTGGGTCATCGATTCGCTGGTAGAAGACGATGTCGTCGTTGTCGATATGTTCGACAAAGTTCACCTGGGCACGTACGTAGGCGGAAATTTAAGCACGGCGATTTCGACGCGCACGAAGCGCGGCGGCGCGGTCATTTGGGGCGGCATTCGCGACAACCAGCAAATCGTCGAAATCGACAACATCAATGTCTATTACAGGGGAAGCGATCCGACGGCTATCGCGGATGTCACGATGGTCGGGATGAACGTCCCTACCCGCATTGGCAAAGCGATTTGCCTCCCGGGCGACATCGTGCTCGGCACGCCGGCAGGCGTCATCTTCATCCCTCCGCATTTGGCCGAGCTGACGGTCGTGCAGGCGGAGAAATCCCAGGTCCGGGACATCTTCGGCTTCGTGCGTCTTCGCGAAGGCGTCTACACGACCGCCCAAATCGATTCGCCGTGGACGAAAACGATGTGGAACGATTTCACGACCTGGTTCGAAACCGATCCGGCAGCGGCGGAATACCGCCAATTATCATGGGAGCAGGAGCTTGAAGCAGCTTCGAAGCAAGACGACGACGGCCGCGGCCATGACGTAAGGCTATAA